In one window of Archocentrus centrarchus isolate MPI-CPG fArcCen1 chromosome 11, fArcCen1, whole genome shotgun sequence DNA:
- the LOC115787741 gene encoding CCN family member 2-like — protein sequence MPFCSIRDGLVAVRLDSQGQGCDLDHALMPLTHTGVSEAATAEMTIKNVEFMILLITYLDQCDRLALRSLATVAQDCSQPCACPTDPAPCLLGSSLVLDGCGCCKVCVRQLGEPCSLLEPCDHHKELYCDYALHSHTETGICMAQEGQTCDLRGVIYRSGESFQPSCKHHCVCINGEIGCVSLCVSKVRLPSPDCPYPHHIQIPGKCCEEWICHQTPQYQLFQSVIAGSSQIQSLPSSYPTLVLKNTSPLGLPEENPRDNCIIQTTEWSQCSASCGMGVSFRITNNKQHCQLERQTRICTVRPCNSHQEKEIKSDIMDVNQIFKDLAVMIHDQGEMIESCMSSCGSSPKQELSILLVMTTVVKPHML from the exons ATGCCTTTTTGCAGCATTCGCGATGGCCTAGTGGCAGTGCGCCTGGACTCCCAAGGCCAAGGTTGCGACTTGGACCACGCTCTCATGCCGCTCACACATACAGGAGTGTCGGAGG cTGCAACTGCAGAAATGACCATAAAGAATGTTGAATTTATGATCCTACTGATCACTTACTTAGACCAGTGTGACAGGCTGGCTCTCAGGTCTTTGGCT ACAGTGGCACAGGACTGTTCCCAGCCCTGTGCCTGCCCTACAGACCCTGCTCCCTGTCTGCTGGGGAGCAGCCTGGTGTTGGATGGCTGTGGTTGTTGTAAAGTGTGTGTCAGACAGCTGGGGGAGCCCTGTTCCCTGCTGGAGCCCTGCGACCATCACAAGGAGCTTTACTGTGATTACGCTCTGCACAGTCACACTGAGACTGGCATCTGCATGG CTCAGGAGGGTCAGACATGTGACCTCAGGGGCGTGATCTACCGCAGTGGAGAGTCCTTCCAGCCAAGCTGTAAgcaccactgtgtgtgtataaatggaGAGATTGgctgtgtgtcactgtgtgtcaGCAAGGTCCGGCTACCTTCCCCTGACTGCCCATATCCACACCACATCCAGATCCCTGGAAAATGCTGTGAGGAGTGGATATGTCACCAGACCCCTCAGTACCAACTCTTTCAGTCAGTCATTGCAG GATCATCTCAGATTCAGTCTTTGCCCTCCTCATATCCCACCTTAGTCCTCAAAAACACATCTCCTCTTGGACTTCCAGAAGAAAACCCCCGAGATAACTGTATAATCCAGACTACAGAGTGGAGCCAATGCTCAGCCAGCTGTGGCATGGGTGTCTCATTCCGCATCACCAACAATAAGCAGCACTGCCAGTTGGAGAGGCAAACTAGAATCTGCACGGTCAGGCCCTGCAACAGCCACCAGGAGAAAGAAATCAAG TCTGATATCATGGATGTAAACCAGATCTTCAAGGACCTGGCTGTGATGATTCATGACCAGGGAGAGATGATTG AGAGCTGTATGTCCAGCTGTGGCTCCTCACCTAAACAGGAGCTCAGTATTCTGTTGGTAATGACAACAGTGGTGAAACCACACATGCTGTAA